One stretch of Euphorbia lathyris chromosome 7, ddEupLath1.1, whole genome shotgun sequence DNA includes these proteins:
- the LOC136235187 gene encoding sucrose transport protein SUC2-like yields the protein METEKHLSSLPPPPETGAPPDSSNLKKIVVVASIAAGVQFGWALQLSLLTPYVQLLGIPHTWAAFIWLCGPISGMLVQPIVGYHSDRCTSRFGRRRPFIAAGAAAVAVAVFLIGYAADLGHLSGDPIGKSPKTRAIAVFVVGFWILDVANNMLQGPCRALLADLSGSNQKKTRLANALFSFFMAVGNVLGYAAGSYTHLYKMAPFTMTKACDVYCANLKTCFFISIALLSILTVIALTYVKEKKWSPESEKAVAGGDVDEDDGPAESAPMPFFGEIFAALKNLQRPMWILLLVTCLNWVAWFPFLLFDTDWMGREVYGGNSDGSAEEVKLYDHGVRAGALGLMLNSVVLGFTSLGVEMMARKLGKVKRLWGIVNFILAICLAMTILITKKAESGRRYATVNGSATKTPLAPSGGVYAGALTLFAVMGIPQAITYSVPFALASIFSNNSGAGQGLSLGVLNLSIVIPQMLVSVASGPFDALFGGGNLPAFVVGAVAAAASGILALTYLPSPPPDMPAKAVTMGFH from the exons ATGGAGACTGAAAAACACCTCTCTTCTCTACCTCCGCCGCCGGAAACCGGTGCTCCACCCGATTCCAGCAACTTAAAAAAGATCGTTGTAGTTGCTTCTATTGCTGCTGGGGTCCAATTCGGTTGGGCTTTGCAGCTTTCTCTTCTAACCCCTTATGTTCAACTTTTAGGCATTCCTCACACCTGGGCTGCTTTCATCTGGCTCTGCGGCCCCATTTCCGGCATGCTTGTCCAGCCGATTGTCGGTTACCACAGCGATCGTTGTACTTCCAGATTCGGCCGTCGTCGTCCTTTTATTGCTGCCGGCGCTGCTGCTGTTGCTGTCGCTGTTTTCCTAATTGGCTATGCCGCTGATCTAGGTCATCTCTCTGGAGATCCTATCGGGAAATCCCCCAAAACTCGTGCAATTGCTGTTTTCGTCGTCGGATTTTGGATTCTCGATGTTGCTAATAACATGCTTCAAGGTCCTTGCCGCGCTTTACTCGCTGATCTTTCCGGTTCTAATCAGAAGAAAACTCGTTTAGCAAATGCgcttttctctttcttcatGGCCGTCGGAAATGTCCTTGGCTACGCCGCCGGTTCGTATACGCATTTGTATAAAATGGCTCCGTTCACGATGACGAAGGCTTGCGATGTTTACTGCGCTAATTTGAAGACCTGCTTCTTTATATCTATTGCTTTGCTTTCGATTCTTACTGTTATAGCTCTTACTTATGTTAAGGAAAAGAAGTGGTCGCCGGAGAGTGAAAAGGCGGTCGCCGGAGGCGACGTTGATGAGGATGATGGACCGGCGGAGTCGGCCCCTATGCCGTTTTTCGGTGAGATTTTTGCTGCTCTGAAAAACCTGCAAAGGCCGATGTGGATTTTACTTCTGGTGACGTGTTTGAACTGGGTTGCGTGGTTCCCATTTTTGTTGTTTGACACTGATTGGATGGGGCGTGAAGTCTACGGCGGAAATTCTGACGGCTCCGCCGAGGAAGTTAAGCTTTACGATCACGGTGTACGCGCCGGTGCACTTGGTCTGATGCTTAACTCGGTGGTTTTGGGTTTCACTTCCCTTGGGGTGGAGATGATGGCGCGTAAGCTTGGGAAAGTGAAGAGGTTGTGGGGTATTGTAAATTTCATTCTTGCAATCTGTTTGGCTATGACAATTTTAATCACCAAAAAGGCTGAATCCGGCCGACGGTATGCCACCGTGAACGGCAGCGCCACCAAAACACCCTTGGCGCCTAGTGGTGGTGTTTATGCCGGTGCATTAACCCTCTTTGCCGTGATGGGGATCCCTCAAGCT ATAACTTACAGTGTTCCTTTTGCTTTGGCATCAATATTTTCTAACAACTCAGGAGCTGGTCAAG GACTTTCTTTGGGAGTTCTCAATCTTTCAATCGTCATACCTCAG atgttGGTGTCGGTAGCAAGTGGACCATTTGATGCATTATTCGGAGGAGGAAATCTACCGGCATTTGTGGTAGGGGCTGTAGCAGCAGCTGCTAGTGGTATATTAGCGCTTACATACCTTCCATCTCCGCCGCCTGATATGCCCGCGAAGGCAGTCACCATGGGTTTCCATTAA